In Fusarium oxysporum Fo47 chromosome XI, complete sequence, the following are encoded in one genomic region:
- a CDS encoding putative short-chain dehydrogenases/reductase (short-chain dehydrogenase/reductase; unnamed protein product; short-chain dehydrogenase/reductase. unnamed protein product; short-chain dehydrogenase/reductase. unnamed protein product. short-chain dehydrogenase/reductase. unnamed protein product) → MNLVKPDHHQLASYPDLKGKVVFLTGVGQTGSLDEPMWGNGAATALLLALQGARVFGCDINYQAAIHTKDRVAAEGGEITVTEADVTVAQDVKKAVDECVATYGRIDILINNVGRSEPGGPAELSEEVWDAQTDINLKSVYLTCHHVLPLMEKQGSGSVVNISSIAGLRYIGKPQVAYSATKAAVIQFTKATAVIYAKKNIRLNAVVPGLMYTPLVKVLAEKYAGGDLEGFVAKRHDAVPMGEQGTSLDIAMAVTFLASQQSRYITGQKIVVDGGITSSTG, encoded by the exons ATGAATCTTGTCAAGCCCGACCATCATCAGCTCGCTAGCTATCCCGACTTGAAGGGCAAAGTGGTATTCT TGACTGGTGTTGGACAGACTGGAAGTTTGGATGAGCCAATGTGGGGTAATGGCGCCGCTACAGCTCTCCTTCTAGCCCTCCAGGGAGCTCGCGTATTTGGCTGCGACATCAACTACCAAGCGGCCATTCATACCAAAGACCGCGTGGCCGCCGAAGGGGGAGAAATCACTGTGACCGAGGCCGATGTTACAGTTGCCCAAGACGTGAAAAAGGCAGTTGACGAATGCGTCGCCACGTATGGGCGTATCGATATTCTTATCAA CAACGTTGGGCGTTCCGAACCAGGAGGGCCGGCTGAGCTGTCTGAAGAGGTTTGGGATGCTCAGACCGACATCAACCTCAAATCCGTATACTTGACCTGCCACCACGTATTACCCCTCATGGAGAAACAAGGCTCTGGCTCTGTTGTCAACATCTCCTCAATCGCTGGTCTGCGTTATATCGGCAAACCGCAGGTTGCATACTCAGCCACCAAAGCAGCCGTGATCCAGTTTACCAAAGCAACTGCTGTCATTTACGCAAAGAAGAATATCCGTCTGAATGCCGTGGTGCCTGGTCTCATGTATACACCTCTGGTTAAAGTCCTGGCGGAAAAGTATGCGGGTGGCGACCTTGAGGGGTTCGTGGCTAAAAGACATGACGCCGTTCCGATGGGTGAGCAGGGTACCTCTCTTGACATTGCAATGGCTGTCACTTTTCTTGCTTCGCAGCAGAGCAGATACATTACAGGACAGAAGATTGTGGTGGATGGTGGTATCACGTCGTCAACAGGCTAA
- a CDS encoding FAD binding domain-containing protein, producing the protein MSAIVNTDILIVGAGPSGAALASFLGQNGLSGLVISKDSHTAYTPRAHGFNPFASVADAYEECLRDINLEDEVLRLAIREPFILSSRFAQSLIGEEYGRLSAWEENPTSLWRRKETTPCEYVDFTQRHLEPLLLRFASHNGFNVRFSTEILNVESISSQKTEPAYICTVYDHITKQEFKIRTKYLFGADGARSPIARQFDFQFLTESPGPKACNVLFRADLGRYLTEGRRCGMHWIIQPDRALFPGVVAHLRAVRPWNEWVMVAFGPQGSNPFEGMTAQSHELVDLIRHLVGDDSLDVEILKLDAWTVRESVAESYSKDNQTLFLLGDAAHRHPPTFGLGSNTCIQDAYNLAWKVAYVSKGLAGPGLLSSYSQERQPVGADLVRESNNQIRKNAELFRVFGMMAPSAEGMNQVNQLSHATPEGSTRRADLHGALEEKKQEFESLGLAYNQWYVSKAVYLDDEPSPRPVVQGDPVVEVQISTYPGSRLPHAWIDKPNRLGMVSTHDLAGNGSFCLLVGVDGGDWRTAAEAVGAANDIPIRVFSIGPGQEYIDIYRSWHEKRGVSDSGCVLVRPDRFVAWRSFGKPADCEQKLGEVLRSVLYRDKL; encoded by the exons ATGTCTGCAATAGTTAACACGGATATTCTGATCGTGGGTGCAGGCCCTTCTGGCGCTGCCCTCGCATCCTTTTTAGGACAGAATG GACTGAGTGGACTTGTCATTTCAAAAGACTCGCATACGGCCTATACACCTCGAGCTCATGGGTTCAACCCTTTTGCTTCAG TTGCTGACGCGTACGAAGAATGTCTACGAGACATTAATCTGGAGGATGAGGTGCTTCGGCTCGCAATTCGAGAGCCTTTCATCCTTTCGTCGCGCTTCGCACAGAGCCTAATTGGAGAAGAATACGGACGACTCTCTGCATGGGAGGAGAACCCTACGTCTTTA TGGAGACGAAAAGAGACAACGCCCTGCGAGTATGTGGATTTTACACAGAGACACTTGgaacctcttcttctccgttTTGCATCACACAACGGTTTTAATGTTCGATTTTCAACTGAGATCCTCAATGTCGAATCCATCTCAAGCCAGAAGACCGAGCCTGCTTATATCTGCACAGTTTATGACCATATCACGAAGCAAGAATTTAAGATCCGCACAAAATATCTCTTTGGAGCTGATGGGGCAAGAAGCCCGATAGCACGCCAATTCGACTTTCAGTTCCTGACTGAAAGTCCAGGTCCAAAAGCATGCAACGTCTTGTTTCGCGCAGACCTTGGCAGGTACTTGACAGAAGGGCGCCGTTGTGGAATGCATTGGATTATACAACCCGACCGTGCCCTCTTCCCTGGAGTGGTTGCTCATCTGCGCGCTGTTCGGCCTTGGAATGAGTGGGTTATGGTAGCGTTTGGTCCCCAAGGCAGCAACCCCTTTGAGGGCATGACCGCTCAGAGCCACGAGCTTGTAGACTTGATCCGACATCTTGTGGGAGACGACTCACTTGATGTAGAGATCTTGAAGCTTGACGCTTGGACTGTGCGCGAGTCGGTCGCGGAATCGTACTCGAAAGACAATCAGACCTTGTTTCTACTAGGTGATGCGGCACATAGACATCCCCCAACTTTTGGACTCGGTAGCAACACGTGCATCCAGGACGCCTATAATCTTGCGTGGAAGGTGGCCTACGTGTCAAAGGGTTTGGCTGGTCCAGGGCTGTTGTCCTCATACAGTCAAGAGAGACAGCCAGTCGGTGCTGACCTTGTCCGAGAGAGTAACAACCAGATACGGAAGAATGCGGAGCTCTTCCGCGTATTTGGAATGATGGCCCCGTCTGCCGAGGGCATGAATCAAGTGAATCAACTATCGCACGCGACGCCAGAGGGCTCGACGCGACGGGCTGATCTCCACGGCGCcttggaagaaaagaaacaagagtTTGAGAGCCTTGGGTTGGCCTACAATCAATGGTATGTATCCAAGGCCGTGTACCTGGATGATGAGCCTAGCCCAAGACCAGTGGTGCAAGGTGACCCAGTCGTGGAGGTCCAGATCAGCACCTATCCTGGTAGCAGATTGCCCCACGCGTGGATTGATAAACCAAACCGCCTGGGTATGGTATCGACTCACGACCTGGCTGGAAATGGTTCTTTCTGTTTACTGGTGGGTGTGGATGGTGGCGATTGGAGAACGGCAGCTGAGGCCGTCGGGGCAGCTAACGACATCCCCATCAGAGTGTTTAGCATTGGCCCAGGTCAGGAATACATCGACATATATAGAAGTTGGCATGAGAAGAGAGGGGTTAGTGACAGCGGGTGTGTTCTGGTTCGACCAGATCGTTTTGTTGCATGGAGGTCTTTTGGAAAACCTGCGGACTGTGAGCAGAAATTAGGAGAGGTTCTGAGGAGTGTTTTGTACCGAGACAAGTTGTAA
- a CDS encoding dehydratase, producing the protein MLGVGSGRQEQSSHVNPDYDLATPIPPDANGLRQSLTSYGDAHFSLFLRKVFIKALGYSEDALSRPIIGIVNTYSSFNPCHANIPQLIDAVKRGVQLNGGLAIDFPTISIHESFSSPTSMYLRNLMSMDTEEMIKAQPCDAVILIGGCDKTTPAQLMGGLSANKPILHLVTGPMMPGSHKGVRIGACTDCRNNWASYRAGTIDIEDIAAINNELAPTAGTCGVMGTASTMACILVALGLMPFNGATAPAVSSARLRIAEETGALAVAAFKSQIRPQSMLTRESFLNAITVLQAIGGSTNAVVHLMAIIGRHWDSSLVESINLDTINEIGRKTPLLVDLKPSGDNYMTDFHNSGGMLSLLRELRPLLHLNAQTVTGRTLGDNLDKASYIEVPRSLSVLHPFSDPLYPCASLVVLRGNLAPGGAVMKASASKWRHLLQHSGPAVVFSGAADMARRLDDPKLEVHKHSVLVLQNIGPVGNPAMPEAGMIPIPRKLAEKGVLDMLRISDGRMSGTAGGSIILHVSPEAADPDSVLGIIEDGDIITCDASRCLLQVDISAEEIKRRVERRMTQFESSKSTAGTDEQPAWVARKTARGYRGLFMRSVLQAERGADFDFLTAVGPS; encoded by the exons ATGCTCGGAGTGGGGAGCGGTCGGCAAGAG CAATCATCTCACGTCAATCCTGACTACGACCTTGCGACACCAATTCCGCCCGACGCCAATGGCCTACGACAGAGTCTGACCTCGTATGGAGACGCCcatttttctcttttcctccGTAAGGTTTTTATCAAGGCCCTGGGGTATAGTGAAGATGCGCTGTCACGTCCAATTATCGGTATTGTCAACACCTACTCGAGTTTCAACCCCTGTCATGCCAATATCCCACAATTAATTGATGCTGTTAAACGTGGCGTGCAATTGAATGGGGGGTTAGCAATTGATTTCCCAACTATTAGTATCCATGAATCATTTTCTTCACCTACTAGCATGTACTTGAGGAACCTGATGAGTATGGATACCGAAGAAATGATCAAAGCACAGCCATGCGATGCTGTTATCTTGATAGGAG GTTGTGACAAAACCACACCGGCGCAATTGATGGGCGGGCTATCGGCCAACAAGCCGATCCTTCACCTCGTGACAGGGCCAATGATGCCTGGAAGCCACAAGGGGGTACGGATAGGCGCTTGCACTGACTGCCGCAACAACTGGGCTAGCTACCGAGCTGGGACAATTGATATCGAGGACATTGCAGCTATAAACAACGAATTGGCCCCGACA GCTGGAACTTGCGGTGTGATGGGGACTGCAAGTACAATGGCGTGCATCCTAGTCGCGCTAGGTCTCATGCCATTCAACGGTGCCACTGCCCCAGCAGTATCCTCAGCGCGACTACGCATCGCCGAAGAAACTGGCGCTCTCGCCGTGGCGGCCTTCAAATCGCAAATCCGGCCCCAGTCGATGCTGACACGGGAATCCTTTCTGAACGCCATCACCGTTTTACAAGCCATCGGTGGTTCTACAAATGCCGTTGTTCATCTAATGGCCATCATCGGCCGGCACTGGGACAGCAGCCTCGTTGAAAGCATCAATCTGGATACCATCAATGAGATTGGACGGAAAACACCGCTCCTAGTTGATCTGAAGCCCAGTGGCGATAACTACATGACCGACTTCCACAATTCCGGGGGGATGCTTTCTTTGCTTCGTGAACTTCGACCCCTTTTGCACCTGAATGCTCAGACAGTCACGGGTCGAACCCTCGGTGACAACCTCGATAAAGCGTCTTACATCGAAGTTCCAAGATCATTAAGCGTTCTCCACCCCTTCAGTGATCCCCTGTATCCATGTGCCTCGTTAGTTGTCCTGCGAGGGAACTTGGCTCCAGGCGGCGCCGTCATGAAGGCAAGCGCGTCAAAGTGGCGACACCTCCTTCAACACTCTGGACCCGCTGTGGTATTCAGCGGGGCGGCTGATATGGCCAGAAGACTTGATGATCCCAAACTTGAAGTCCACAAGCATAGCGTTCTAGTTCTTCAAAATATTGGTCCTGTTGGAAACCCTGCAATGCCTGAGGCGGGTATGATCCCGATTCCTCGGAAGCTAGCAGAGAAGGGCGTGTTGGATATGCTTCGGATATCGGACGGGAGGATGAGCGGCACAGCAGGTGGCTCGATTATCCTCCATGTCTCTCCAGAGGCTGCAGACCCAGATTCGGTACTTGGAATTATAGAGGATGGTGATATTATTACTTGCGACGCAAGTCGATGTCTCCTTCAGGTTGACATATCAGCTGAGGAGATTAAACGGCGGGTTGAACGAAGGATGACTCAGTTTGAGAGCAGTAAGTCTACTGCAGGGACAGACGAACAGCCGGCGTGGGTGGCTAGGAAGACGGCTAGGGGGTACCGTGGTTTATTCATGCGTTCAGTGTTGCAGGCGGAGAGAGGCGCCGATTTTGACTTTCTGACTGCTGTTGGACCATCGTAG